In one Bactrocera tryoni isolate S06 chromosome 5, CSIRO_BtryS06_freeze2, whole genome shotgun sequence genomic region, the following are encoded:
- the LOC120776564 gene encoding osteopetrosis-associated transmembrane protein 1-like, translated as MCSYSILMKITLLLFVVHHVLAENICDKYLRELAQKQSAFVQCSTLHSVPVSLCIGCEMQFSEMQGLYLLMREEKNCTEKFFDKDRINIVSTTQSILTGLWTKAYCDDCFASNNSDIFDTKRNKLEDCLRENKGKECVYCLTDYLDLNGFYVGLDKHNNGQVCYDLQDSMNRTRAHWSKDLDCCHREFDMLLFLITCGIVVLLPLLFYSSTYALTKRQERYHDILTEEPRYNAPSTSAMASSSVADLPSTSSTATCPRVPSKKNIIDIEEYTSSDDDDEYAEAKTTKIRNKMA; from the exons atgtgTTCCTACAGTATTTTAATGAAGATAACTcttcttttatttgttgtacACCATGTCCTAGCAGAAAAt ATTTGTGACAAATATCTGCGCGAGTTAGCCCAAAAACAAAGTGCATTCGTGCAGTGCTCAACATTGCATTCAGTGCCGGTTAGCCTTTGCATAGGTTGTGAGATGCAATTTTCCGAAATGCAAGGCTTGTATTTGCTCATGCGCGAAGAGAAGAATTGCACAGAGAAGTTCTTTGATAAAGATCGCATCAACATTGTTTCTACAACACAATCGATACTGACCGGATTATGGACAAAGGCGTATTGTGATG ATTGCTTTGCTAGCAATAATTCGGATATATTTGACACGAAGAGAAATAAACTGGAAGATTGCCTACGCGAGAACAAAGGTAAAGAATGTGTATACTGTTTGACCGACTATCTGGATCTAAATGGATTTTATGTCGGTTTGGATAAACATAATAATGGACAAGTTTGTTACGATTTGCAGGATTcg ATGAATCGAACGAGAGCACACTGGTCCAAGGATTTAGATTGTTGTCATCGTGAATTTGATATGTTGCTCTTTCTTATTACGTGCGGCATTGTAGTCCTACTACCATTATTATTTTACAGTAGCACATATGCTTTAACGAAACGACAGGAAAGATACCACGATATTTTAACTGAAG AACCAAGATACAATGCCCCGTCTACAAGTGCCATGGCTAGCAGTTCCGTCGCTGATCTACCAAGTACATCATCAACGGCAACCTGTCCACGTGTTCCTTCAAAGAAGAACATAATAGATATTGAAGAGTATACATCCtccgatgatgatgatgaataCGCGGAGGCTAAAACCACAAAAATTCGTAATAAAATGGCATAA